The following proteins are co-located in the Polymorphospora rubra genome:
- the hutI gene encoding imidazolonepropionase produces the protein MNLLVDDIGELVTNDPARDGLIGVVRDAAVLVEDGRIAWIGRAADAPAADRRIDADGAAVLPGFVDSHAHLVFAGDRAAEFAARMTGERYTGGGIRTTVSATRAASDDELRGTVHRLRREALRQGTTTIEIKSGYGLSVRHEARSLRIAREVTDETTFLGAHVVPAEYADRPDDYVGLVCGPMLRAALPYARWVDVFCERGAFDADHTRAILTVGQAAGLGVRVHANQLGPGPGVQLAVELGAASADHCTHLSDADVEALAGSETVATLLPGAEFSTRSPYPDARRLLDAGVTVALATDCNPGSSYTSSMPFCIALAVREMGMSPAEAVWAATAGGARALRRTDVGVLRPGARADLVILDAPSHLHLAYRPGVPLISEVLHNGVPQCLT, from the coding sequence AGGACGGCCGGATCGCCTGGATCGGCCGCGCCGCCGACGCGCCCGCCGCCGACCGGCGGATCGACGCCGACGGCGCCGCGGTGCTGCCCGGCTTCGTCGACAGCCACGCGCACCTCGTCTTCGCCGGCGACCGGGCCGCCGAGTTCGCCGCCCGGATGACCGGCGAGCGCTACACCGGTGGCGGCATCCGCACCACCGTGTCCGCGACCCGCGCCGCCTCCGACGACGAACTACGCGGCACCGTGCACCGGCTGCGCCGCGAGGCGCTGCGGCAGGGCACCACCACGATCGAGATCAAGAGCGGGTACGGCCTCAGCGTCCGCCACGAGGCCAGATCCCTACGAATCGCGCGCGAGGTGACCGACGAGACGACGTTCCTCGGCGCACACGTGGTGCCGGCCGAGTACGCCGACCGCCCCGACGACTACGTCGGACTGGTCTGCGGGCCGATGCTGCGGGCGGCACTGCCGTACGCCCGCTGGGTCGACGTGTTCTGCGAGCGGGGCGCGTTCGACGCCGACCACACCCGGGCGATCCTGACCGTCGGGCAGGCGGCCGGTCTGGGCGTCCGGGTGCACGCCAACCAGCTCGGCCCGGGGCCGGGCGTACAACTGGCGGTCGAGCTGGGGGCGGCCAGCGCCGACCACTGCACCCACCTGTCGGACGCCGACGTCGAGGCGCTCGCCGGCTCGGAAACCGTGGCCACCCTGCTGCCGGGAGCGGAGTTCTCGACCCGGTCGCCGTACCCGGACGCCCGGCGGCTGCTCGACGCCGGGGTGACGGTGGCACTGGCCACCGACTGCAACCCCGGATCGTCGTACACGTCGTCGATGCCGTTCTGCATCGCGCTCGCCGTACGGGAGATGGGGATGAGCCCGGCGGAGGCGGTGTGGGCGGCGACGGCCGGCGGGGCGCGGGCGCTGCGCCGCACCGACGTCGGCGTGCTGCGCCCGGGGGCCCGGGCCGACCTGGTGATCCTCGACGCGCCGTCGCACCTGCACCTGGCCTACCGGCCGGGGGTTCCACTGATCAGTGAAGTCCTGCACAACGGAGTGCCGCAATGCCTGACGTAG
- the hutH gene encoding histidine ammonia-lyase translates to MPDVVVQPTGVSPADVLAVARGTARVTLAPSTVEAMERSRSIVDRIERDGRPVYGVSTGFGALANTFVAPERRAELQHALIRSHAAGIGAPVSREVVRAMILLRVRSLALGRSGVRPLVAHALVDLLNHDITPWVPEHGSLGASGDLAPLAHCALVLLGEGWVLGPGGERIDGGEALRRAGLTPVELSAKEGLALINGTDGMLGMLLLAIDDAAHLFTMADVTAALSTEAMLGSDRPFLPELHAIRPHPGQAVSAANIHRLLQGSAIMDSHRDDLAHAVQDAYSIRCAPQVAGAARDTLAFVETTAARELVSVVDNPVVLPDGRVLSTGNFHGAPLGFAADFLAIAAAEVGAIAERRVDRLLDVTRSRNLPAFLSPDPGVNSGLMIAQYTAAGIVAENRRLAGPASVDSVPTSGMQEDHVSMGWAACRKLRTVLDNLTSLLAVELLAGVRGLQLRAPLTPSPAGQAALAAVGGYAGEPGPDIYLAPVLEQARATVSGRALRTEIESTTGPLN, encoded by the coding sequence ATGCCTGACGTAGTCGTCCAGCCGACCGGGGTCTCCCCCGCCGACGTGCTCGCCGTGGCGCGCGGCACGGCCAGGGTCACCCTCGCGCCGTCCACCGTGGAGGCGATGGAGCGGAGTCGGTCCATCGTGGATCGCATCGAGCGGGACGGCCGACCGGTGTACGGCGTCTCCACCGGATTCGGCGCGCTGGCGAACACGTTCGTCGCACCGGAGCGGCGGGCCGAACTGCAGCACGCGCTGATCCGCTCGCACGCCGCCGGGATCGGCGCCCCGGTGTCCCGCGAGGTGGTCCGGGCGATGATCCTGCTCCGGGTCCGCTCGCTGGCGCTCGGCCGCTCCGGTGTACGGCCGCTCGTCGCGCACGCGCTGGTCGACCTGCTCAACCACGACATCACCCCGTGGGTGCCGGAGCACGGCTCGCTCGGCGCGTCCGGCGACCTCGCCCCGCTCGCCCACTGCGCGCTGGTGCTGCTCGGCGAGGGCTGGGTGCTCGGCCCCGGCGGGGAACGGATCGACGGCGGCGAGGCGCTGCGCCGGGCCGGGCTCACGCCGGTCGAACTGTCGGCGAAGGAGGGGCTGGCGCTGATCAACGGCACCGACGGCATGCTCGGCATGCTGCTGCTCGCCATCGACGACGCCGCACACCTGTTCACCATGGCCGACGTGACCGCCGCCCTGTCGACCGAGGCGATGCTCGGCTCCGACCGGCCGTTCCTGCCCGAACTGCACGCGATCCGGCCGCATCCCGGCCAGGCGGTGTCGGCCGCCAACATCCACCGGCTGCTCCAGGGCTCGGCGATCATGGATTCGCACCGGGACGACCTGGCCCACGCGGTGCAGGACGCCTACTCGATCCGGTGCGCCCCGCAGGTCGCCGGCGCCGCCCGGGACACCCTCGCGTTCGTCGAGACGACCGCCGCCCGCGAACTCGTCAGCGTCGTCGACAACCCCGTCGTGCTCCCCGACGGGCGGGTCCTGTCGACCGGCAACTTCCACGGCGCCCCGCTCGGCTTCGCCGCCGACTTCCTGGCCATCGCCGCCGCCGAGGTCGGCGCCATCGCCGAACGCCGGGTCGACCGGCTCCTCGACGTGACCCGATCGCGCAACCTGCCGGCGTTCCTCTCCCCCGACCCGGGCGTCAACTCCGGGCTGATGATCGCCCAGTACACCGCCGCCGGGATCGTCGCCGAGAACCGGCGGCTGGCGGGGCCGGCATCGGTCGACTCGGTGCCGACCAGCGGCATGCAGGAGGACCACGTCTCGATGGGCTGGGCCGCCTGCCGCAAACTGCGTACGGTGCTGGACAACCTGACCAGCCTGCTCGCGGTGGAGCTGCTGGCCGGCGTACGCGGGTTGCAGTTACGGGCGCCGCTGACCCCGTCCCCGGCCGGGCAGGCGGCACTGGCGGCGGTGGGCGGATACGCGGGCGAACCCGGCCCGGACATCTACCTCGCCCCGGTCCTGGAACAGGCGAGGGCGACGGTCTCCGGGCGGGCGTTGCGCACCGAGATCGAGTCGACGACCGGCCCCCTGAACTGA
- the rdgB gene encoding RdgB/HAM1 family non-canonical purine NTP pyrophosphatase, giving the protein MTKLLLATRNAKKLVELQRILDEALGVQRVELVGLSDVPEYHEVPETGLTFGENALLKAREGCRNTGLPTVADDSGLAVDALNGMPGVFSARWSGRHGDDQANLDLVLGQIGDVPDEHRGGAFVCAAALVLPGGKEHLVEGRQAGRILRGPRGEGGFGYDPIFLGEGQTRTNAELSPAEKDAISHRGKAFRSLARVIAKLALPG; this is encoded by the coding sequence ATGACGAAACTGCTGCTGGCGACCCGTAACGCCAAGAAGCTTGTCGAACTGCAGCGGATCCTCGACGAGGCGTTGGGCGTGCAGCGCGTCGAGCTGGTCGGGCTGTCCGACGTACCGGAATATCACGAGGTGCCCGAGACCGGTCTGACGTTCGGCGAGAACGCGCTGCTCAAAGCCCGGGAGGGGTGCCGCAACACCGGGCTGCCGACCGTCGCCGACGACTCGGGGCTCGCGGTCGACGCGCTGAACGGAATGCCGGGCGTCTTCAGCGCCCGCTGGTCCGGACGGCACGGCGACGACCAGGCCAACCTGGACCTGGTGCTGGGGCAGATCGGTGACGTGCCGGACGAGCACCGTGGCGGGGCGTTCGTCTGTGCCGCCGCACTGGTGCTTCCCGGGGGCAAGGAACACCTGGTCGAAGGCCGCCAGGCCGGCCGGATCCTGCGGGGGCCGCGCGGCGAGGGCGGCTTCGGGTACGACCCGATCTTCCTCGGCGAGGGCCAGACCCGGACGAACGCCGAGCTGTCCCCCGCCGAGAAGGACGCGATCAGCCACCGTGGCAAGGCGTTTCGCTCGCTGGCCCGGGTGATCGCCAAACTCGCTCTGCCCGGCTGA
- the rph gene encoding ribonuclease PH yields MARPDGRRPDQLRPVTLTRQWSMHPEGSVLVEFGDTRVLCTASVTEGVPRWRKGSGLGWVTAEYSMLPRATTTRSDRESVKGRVGGRTHEISRLIGRSLRATIDLKALGENSIVLDCDVLQADGGTRTAAITGAYVALSDAVDWLADRKALAGKPAKVLHRSVAAVSVGVIEGEPRLDLCYLEDVAAEVDMNVVCTGDGDFVEVQGTGESGVFARDQLDALLDLGVAGCAELTEAQRKALGK; encoded by the coding sequence ATGGCGCGACCTGACGGGCGGCGGCCCGACCAACTCCGACCGGTGACGTTGACCCGGCAGTGGAGCATGCACCCCGAGGGATCGGTGCTCGTGGAGTTCGGCGACACCCGGGTGCTGTGCACCGCGAGCGTCACCGAGGGCGTGCCCCGCTGGCGCAAGGGCTCCGGGCTCGGCTGGGTGACCGCCGAATACTCGATGCTGCCCCGGGCGACCACGACCCGGTCGGACCGGGAGAGCGTGAAGGGCCGGGTCGGCGGTCGTACCCACGAGATCTCCCGGCTGATCGGGCGCAGTCTGCGGGCCACCATCGATCTCAAGGCGCTCGGCGAAAACTCGATCGTGCTCGACTGCGACGTGCTCCAGGCCGACGGCGGCACCCGTACGGCGGCCATCACCGGCGCGTACGTGGCCCTGTCCGACGCGGTCGACTGGCTGGCCGACCGTAAGGCGCTGGCCGGTAAGCCGGCGAAGGTGCTGCACCGGTCGGTGGCCGCGGTCAGCGTCGGCGTCATCGAGGGCGAGCCGCGGTTGGATCTGTGCTATCTGGAGGATGTCGCCGCCGAGGTCGACATGAACGTCGTCTGCACCGGCGACGGCGACTTCGTCGAGGTGCAGGGGACCGGCGAGTCCGGGGTGTTCGCCCGCGACCAGCTGGACGCGTTGCTCGATCTCGGGGTGGCCGGCTGTGCCGAGTTGACGGAGGCGCAGCGGAAGGCGTTGGGCAAATGA
- a CDS encoding MBL fold metallo-hydrolase, with amino-acid sequence MRLTVLGCAGSFPGPDSACSAYLVEADGFRLLIDFGSGSLSALQRYAGLHAVDAILLTHLHCDHMLDACTYIVVRRYAPQGPLPALPVYAPAGAHDRIAAAYSSEPEAVDDVYTFYGLQPGTFPIGPFTVTVDRVNHPVETYGVRLEWQKRVVAYSSDTAPCDALIRLAHGADLFLCEASYLDGVENPPDLHLTGREAGEIATKAGVGKLLLTHLVTAWGSEATTFEEAESAFDGPIEIVRPGARYEL; translated from the coding sequence ATGCGGCTGACCGTCCTGGGCTGTGCCGGCAGTTTCCCGGGACCTGACTCGGCCTGCTCGGCCTACCTGGTGGAGGCCGACGGCTTCCGGCTTCTGATCGACTTCGGCTCCGGGTCGCTGTCCGCCCTGCAGCGCTACGCCGGACTCCACGCCGTCGACGCGATCCTGCTCACCCACCTGCACTGCGACCACATGCTCGACGCGTGCACCTACATCGTGGTGCGCCGGTACGCGCCGCAGGGTCCGTTGCCGGCGCTGCCGGTCTACGCGCCGGCCGGCGCCCACGACCGGATCGCCGCCGCCTACAGCAGCGAGCCGGAGGCGGTCGACGACGTCTACACCTTCTACGGGCTCCAGCCCGGCACCTTTCCGATCGGCCCGTTCACCGTCACCGTCGACCGGGTCAACCACCCCGTCGAGACGTACGGGGTGCGTCTGGAGTGGCAGAAGAGGGTGGTGGCCTACTCGTCGGACACGGCGCCCTGCGACGCGCTCATCCGGCTGGCGCACGGCGCCGACCTGTTCCTGTGCGAGGCGAGCTATCTCGACGGGGTCGAGAACCCGCCCGACCTGCACCTGACCGGGCGGGAGGCCGGCGAGATCGCGACCAAGGCGGGGGTCGGCAAGCTCCTGCTCACCCACCTGGTGACGGCCTGGGGCAGCGAGGCGACCACCTTCGAGGAGGCCGAGTCGGCGTTCGACGGGCCGATCGAGATCGTCCGGCCGGGCGCCCGGTACGAACTCTGA